A portion of the Sabethes cyaneus chromosome 3, idSabCyanKW18_F2, whole genome shotgun sequence genome contains these proteins:
- the LOC128742632 gene encoding 28S ribosomal protein S30, mitochondrial, with the protein MFLPHLHRKAGYTLCRVCRHLSTRALAKPVGEYTNQPEYPPIQDLSFKEKKKREIANWHDKIKQLSTVEEKLFEINMPKFYGYKTHLITDQKFPYNVLPFAQYATRTHFIEDTLPESYTKLSEDSNKILETLRGELEDIIGFEHSVYTRPENNMSPEEREEIASSSLLKGLHRVLINHLSNQYAHLNELEEDLDPRHEAFWFLGGISPPALVRKIKEGVEWQKPYANDPYDRKLQYIGKPYLALRHKHPLEPLAHVSLDSLNLKEEQIEIPQFKYDPMTLGYQTEQRHATTIPGFWPGDLHEFGTISFQRRSHALLRHHYCAINDIQEALHSQAIFASYAWLIGQACYQGFSVFNDLTYPLTTQTVITNGKKWSFYAYQLNTTLLHSDQVDVNPRYNMCWGMKEMELFEHVDDSGKIHGLNESVLARLIAFYINTPKIREGINLKPYLCKTETRIANIVDENRRVFMEHAFKHQASNRPRHRLVPEIYQWEKLYKIDNKTRPMEPKRRPFELNINMYNRRMDEHALKYIPRRVRPDGPKSKPKFEATYYPNVRR; encoded by the exons atgttcCTGCCTCATTTACATCGGAAAGCTGGGTACACGCTTTGCCGTGTTTGTCGACATTTGTCTACAAGAGCACTAGCAAAACCGGTCGGAGAATACACCAACCAGCCAGAGTACCCTCCTATTCAAGATTTGAGTtttaaagagaagaaaaaacgtGAAATTGCTAACTGGCACGATAAAATTAAGCAGCTTAGTACCGTGGaggaaaaattgtttgaaatcaaCATGCCTAAGTTTTATGGCTACAAGACTCACCTGATAACTGATCAAAAGTTTCCCTATAATGTTCTTCCGTTTGCACAATATGCCACAAGGACACATTTTATCGAAGATACTTTACCAGAATCATACACTAAACTAAGCGAAGATAGCAATAAAATTCTGGAAACTCTTCGTGGAGAATTAGAAGACATTATTGGTTTTGAACATAGTGTTTATAC GCGACCGGAAAATAACATGTCACCCGAGGAACGTGAAGAAATTGCTTCCTCATCTCTTCTCAAAGGACTTCACAGAGTATTGATCAATCATTTATCTAATCAGTATGCTCACTTGAACGAATTGGAAGAAGATCTCGATCCTAGACATGAGGCTTTTTGGTTCTTAGGAGGTATTTCGCCTCCAGCTTTGGTTCGAAAGATTAAAGAAGGTGTCGAATGGCAAAAACCCTACGCAAACGATCCATATGATCGAAAATTGCAGTATATCGGCAAGCCTTATTTAGCATTACGACACAAACACCCGTTAGAACCATTGGCTCACGTGAGTCTGGACAGTCTCAATCTCAAAGAGGAACAAATTGAAATTCCTCAGTTTAAATACGATCCTATGACACTAGGCTATCAAACTGAACAACGTCATGCCACTACAATTCCTGGATTTTGGCCTGGAGATCTGCACGAGTTCGGAACAATATCGTTCCAGCGTCGAAGTCATGCTTTATTGCGTCACCATTACTGCGCTATAAATGACATTCAGGAAGCTCTTCATTCACaagctatttttgcttcataCGCTTGGCTGATTGGGCAGGCATGCTATCAAGGGTTTTCGGTGTTTAATGACCTTACCTATCCTTTGACTACACAAACTGTTATTACAAACGGAAAGAAGTGGTCCTTCTATGCGTATCAGCTTAATACAACTTTACTACACTCTGATCAGGTGGATGTTAACCCACGTTATAATATGTGTTGGGGAATGAAGGAAATGGAGTTGTTTGAACACGTGGATGATAGCGGAAAAATCCATGGTCTTAACGAAAGCGTCCTTGCTCGACTAATTGCCTTTTACATAAACACACCCAAGATTCGTGAAGGGATTAATCTGAAGCCCTATCTATGTAAAACGGAAACCAGAATCGCAAATATTGTGGACGAGAACCGGCGTGTTTTCATGGAGCATGCATTCAAACATCAAGCCTCAAATCGACCCCGTCATCGGTTGGTACCGGAAATATATCAATGggagaagctttataaaataGACAACAAAACACGCCCAATGGAGCCAAAAAGACGACCATTCGAGCTAAACATAAATATGTATAATCGCCGAATGGATGAGCACGCGTTGAAATACATCCCGCGTCGTGTGCGTCCAGATGGTCCCAAGAGCAAGCCGAAATTCGAAGCTACTTACTATCCCAACGTGAGACGGTAA
- the LOC128740446 gene encoding poly [ADP-ribose] polymerase, whose product MDVDNLPYVSEYAKSNRASCKLCKNKIDKDELRLGAMVQSAFHDGKQAQWYHEKCFFQKLRPTTEGDVAHFENLRYEDQQRIREKIAGLGSVVVPAPKKGGKGKKRSAEQTMALKDYGVEYASSGRAMCRGCEIKILKDEPRIKKVDYTTEVGMKYGGQALWHHIECFAQLRSELGYFESGEMLPGFRSMKKEDQQKIKTSIPAMKAQDIPAKKLKTEPKDEADSAQEAIDEQLYAQQQKAFFKIRDKLKDLNVKKPDLISILNRNKQAIPEGPNECLERVCDILTFGALQPCPKCKGQYVLQKSAYQCEGNLSEWVKCLNADKKPPRVPTKVPSEIKKSYSFLEKYKSVVSDRVIKYVAPSLSTTMKKVKKEEELEPKVKREKPPLYNLQFVILGKTDTPKDQLKEKIQKLGGKVVTKITNTLAAIISTAAEVEKLGSRMQEAKDMQIQVVPEDFLDDAKSGGALSYITSKSICDWGSDPHARIPQDEEKSKSKKSIYTKSMPSKMTLKLKGGLAVDPDSGLADEAHVYKDGKLIYNCVLNKVDIQTDKNSYFKMQVLKADKGQSYWFFRAWGRIGTTIGGNKVEECDTIFDAIESYRHHFQDKTGNSWEAQCKGVFQKRPGLYYPVDIDYGDEKTKTLSENNNIPSKLEPAVQDLVRMLFDVDTMKKVMLEFELDMEKMPLGKLSQKQLQEAMKVLTEISNYIVDGGSNQQFIAASNRFYSLIPHNFGVETPTVLETVEQVKDKQAMLESLMEIEIAYSLLNADTDDTKNPLDGHYEQLKTEMETLKHDSEEFKLLEKYVKNTHAETHTAYKLEVSEIFKIQRKGEIRRYKPFKKLHNRKLLWHGSRLTNFVGILTHGLKIAPPEAPVTGYMFGKGIYFADMVSKSANYCCTSSLNSTGLMLLCEVALGDMQEYTQAHYVTKLPANKHSTKGVGRTQPDPNEIYTRPDGVQIPYGKGVALDPNMRSSLLYNEYIVYDVAQVNCQYLFKMNFKYNY is encoded by the exons ATGGATGTGGATAATTTGCCGTATGTGTCAGAATATGCTAAGAGCAATCGAGCGTCATGTAAACTTTGCAAGAACAAAATAGACAAAGATGAACTACGCCTTGGGGCGATGGTGCAGTCGGCGTTTCACGACGGCAAACAGGCTCAATGGTACCACGAAAAATGTTTCTTCCAAAAACTTCGCCCAACTACTGAGGGTGATGTGGCTCATTTCGAAAATCTGCGCTACGAAGATCAGCAAAGGATCCGCGAAAAAATTG CTGGCCTAGGTTCAGTGGTGGTACCAGCCCCGAAAAAGGGAGGAAAAGGAAAGAAACGTTCTGCCGAGCAGACTATGGCTTTGAAAGATTACGGAGTGGAATATGCGTCGTCCGGTCGAGCAATGTGTCGTGGGTGTGAGATTAAAATTTTGAAGGATGAACCAAGAATCAAAAAGGTGGATTACACAACGGAGGTTGGCATGAAATACGGGGGACAAGCATTGTGGCACCATATTGAATGTTTCGCTCAA TTAAGGTCGGAGTTAGGTTATTTCGAGAGTGGTGAGATGCTGCCAGGCTTTCGCTCGATGAAAAAAGAGGATCAGCAGAAAATCAAAACCTCAATACCAGCGATGAAAGCGCAAGATATTCCAGCCAAAAAACTCAAAACTGAACCCAAAGATGAAGCCGATTCTGCTCAAGAAGCTATTGATGAGCAGCTTTACGCTCAACAACAAAAAGCATTCTTTAAGATTCGTGACAAACTCAAGGATCTTAACGTGAAAAAACCAGATTTAATCAGTATTTTGAATCGCAACAAGCAGGCGATTCCGGAAGGTCCGAATGAATGCCTGGAACGGGTGTGCGATATTCTAACCTTTGGTGCATTGCAACCTTGCCCAAAATGCAAAGGGCAATATGTTTTGCAGAAATCAGCCTACCAGTGTGAGGGCAATCTTTCCGAATGGGTGAAGTGTTTGAACGCAGATAAAAAACCGCCGCGCGTCCCAACTAAAGTTCCGTCAGAAATAAAGAAGTCGTATTCGTTCcttgaaaaatataaatcagTCGTGAGCGACAGGGTTATCAAATACGTTGCACCCAGTTTGAGTACGACTATGAAAAAGGTGAAAAAGGAGGAAGAGCTTGAACCAAAAGTTAAGCGTGAGAAACCGCCGCTTTACAATTTACAGTTTGTGATTCTTGGTAAAACGGATACCCCAAAAGATCAACTGAAAGAAAAGATCCAAAAGCTTGGCGGAAAAGTTGTAACCAAAATCACTAACACTTTAGCTGCCATAATCTCTACCGCAGCTGAAGTAGAAAAGCTAGGAAGCCGAATGCAAGAAGCGAAAGATATGCAAATTCAGGTAGTCCCGGAAGATTTCCTCGACGACGCCAAGAGTGGTGGTGCCTTGTCATACATTACGAGCAAATCCATTTGCGATTGGGGCTCGGATCCCCATGCCCGTATTCCGCAGGACGAGGAAAAGTCCAAATCGAAGAAGAGCATTTACACGAAATCGATGCCGTCCAAGATGACGCTCAAGCTAAAGGGTGGACTGGCCGTCGATCCCGACTCGGGGCTAGCTGACGAGGCACACGTCTACAAGGACGGCAAACTGATTTACAATTGCGTTCTGAACAAAGTAGATATTCAAACGGACAAGAATTCCTACTTTAAGATGCAAGTACTGAAGGCGGATAAAGGGCAAAG ctACTGGTTTTTCCGTGCCTGGGGCCGCATAGGAACGACAATAGGCGGCAATAAAGTGGAGGAGTGCGATACCATTTTCGATGCGATTGAGTCCTATCGGCATCATTTCCAGGACAAAACCGGCAACTCGTGGGAGGCGCAGTGCAAAGGTGTTTTCCAGAAGCGCCCCGGTTTGTACTATCCCGTAGATATTGACTATGGAGATGAGAAAACCAAAACGCTATCAGAAAACAATAACATTCCATCTAAGCTGGAGCCTGCCGTGCAGGATCTAGTTCGAATGCTGTTCGACGTTGATACAATGAAAAAAGTGATGTTGGAGTTCGAGCTAGATATGGAGAAAATGCCACTGGGCAAGCTATCGCAAAAACAGTTGCAGGAAGCGATGAAAGTGTTGACGGAAATTTCAAATTACATTGTTGATGGAGGTAGCAACCAACAGTTCATTGCTGCGTCCAATCGCTTTTACTCTCTAATTCCACATAACTTTGGCGTTGAAACTCCGACTGTTCTGGAGACCGTTGAACAAGTCAAAGACAAGCAAGCAATGCTCGAGAGTCTGATGGAGATTGAGATAGCTTATAGTTTGTTGAATGCTGACACAGATGATACCAAGAATCCGCTAGACGGTCACTATGAGCAACTTAAGACGGAGATGGAAACACTGAAACACGATTCAGAAGAGTTCAAGCTACTGGAGAAATACGTAAAGAATACGCACGCTGAAACTCACACTGCATACAAACTGGAAGTCAGTGAGATATTTAAAATCCAGCGTAAGGGCGAAATTCGTCGATACAAACCATTCAAGAAGTTACACAACCGCAAGCTATTGTGGCATGGATCGCGTCTCACTAACTTTGTTGGTATTCTAACACATGGTTTGAAAATTGCGCCGCCAGAGGCCCCTGTCACGGGTTATATGTTCGGCAAGGGTATCTACTTTGCAGACATGGTTTCTAAATCGGCAAACTATTGTTGCACCAGCTCGCTCAACTCTACCGGTTTGATGTTACTCTGTGAGGTAGCTCTAGGAGATATGCAAGAGTACACACAAGCTCATTACGTAACCAAACTACCGGCAAACAAACACAGTACCAAGGGTGTTGGCCGTACCCAACCGGATCCCAACGAAATTTACACTCGACCAGATGGCGTTCAAATTCCCTATGGCAAAGGAGTTGCCCTGGATCCAAACATGCGATCATCTCTGCTGTATAACGAATATATTGTGTACGACGTGGCCCAGGTCAACTGTCAGTATTTGTTCAAGATGAACTTCAAATACAACTATTAA
- the LOC128740447 gene encoding zinc finger and SCAN domain-containing protein 2-like, protein MSVDSSCIIMPEYCRCCFVEDNDMIYVFDVLDEFDSKISNLINECGGIAITNDDTYSKNICGDCLNNLANAARFRHQCQRTQKMFRDAEHKTNMLLNTVQENPQTFAQVEQVVLQEIDEQNIENEAVIQYIIEETSNDTELQDFDYDNLISSQNSELEEVEIEQLFKESDGLTDFTSQPDSFETKPSVHADTMKLNFICPQCGAAFALQKNYVRHVTNHEKLICDVCLEVSEREEDHELHKLVHLPYKTAEMHSTGKLTGNNTEERGVFKGRHTCSYCQRSFASNSALTSHVRVHTQERPYPCSYCSKRFRTVGGHELHERRHRGIKPYCCDVCGRGFAESSNLKVHRRTHTKEKPHVCTICNRAFARVFLLQTHQRIHTEERPFSCPECGKSFRQQGDLSAHRRIHSGDRPFRCDICSKGFIKSSGYTQHMRKHSKQMHKFTSDTGWENVEDLIEYEYGIEVESGDRSNTEVVVDG, encoded by the exons ATGAGTGTAGATTCTTCCTGCATTATTATGCCCGAATATTGCCGATGTTGTTTTGTTGAAGACAACGATATGATTTATGTGTTTGATGTTCTGGATGAATTCGACAGCAAAATCTCCAATTTAATTAACGAATGTGGTGGAATTGCG ATAACAAATGATGATACCTATTCTAAGAACATATGTGGCGATTGCCTCAACAATTTGGCCAACGCTGCCCGTTTCCGACACCAATGCCAAAGAACGCAAAAGATGTTTCGAGACGCAGAGCATAAAACAAATATGCTGCTGAATACAGTACAAGAAAATCCACAAACTTTTGCACAAGTTGAACAAGTAGTACTGCAAGAAATAGATGAGCAAAATATAGAAAATGAAGCAGTAATACAATATATCATAGAAGAAACCTCAAATGACACCGAACTTCAGGATTTCGACTATGATAATTTAATCAGCAGCCAGAACAGTGAGCTCGAGGAAGTGGAAATCGAACAACTGTTTAAAGAATCTGATGGTTTGACCGACTTCACTTCACAACCAGACAGCTTTGAAACCAAACCTTCAGTTCATGCGGATACGATGAAGCTAAATTTTATATGCCCGCAATGTGGAGCAGCTTTTGCACTGCAGAAAAACTATGTCAGGCATGTTACCAATCATGAGAAGTTAATTTGTGATGTTTGCCTAGAAGTATCCGAAAG AGAAGAAGATCATGAACTGCACAAACTGGTACACCTGCCATATAAGACTGCTGAAATGCATTCAACTGGGAAGCTGACAGGAAATAACACAGAAGAACGCGGCGTTTTCAAGGGACGGCATACCTGCTCATACTGTCAGCGATCATTTGCGTCTAATTCAGCCCTTACCTCGCACGTTCGTGTGCATACCCAGGAACGACCGTATCCCTGCAGCTACTGTAGCAAACGATTCCGCACAGTTGGTGGCCACGAATTGCACGAAAGACGCCACCGCGGTATTAAACCTTACTGTTGTGACGTCTGTGGCAGAGGATTTGCTGAAAGTAGCAATTTAAAG GTTCACCGTCGCACTCACACCAAGGAGAAGCCTCATGTATGTACCATTTGCAATCGTGCTTTCGCAAGAGTATTTCTACTCCAAACTCATCAACGTATTCATACAG AGGAGCGTCCATTTTCTTGCCCAGAATGCGGTAAATCGTTTCGACAGCAAGGGGATCTGAGCGCTCATCGACGTATACATAGCGGCGATCGACCGTTCAGGTGCGATATCTGTAGCAAAGGATTTATCAAAAGCAGTGGTTATACCCAACATATGAGAAAGCATAGCAAGCAAATGCATAAATTTACTTCAGATACTGGTTGG GAAAACGTTGAAGATTTAATCGAGTACGAATATGGAATTGAAGTAGAATCAGGAGACCGAAGTAATACTGAAGTTGTTGTTGAtggttaa